DNA sequence from the Oncorhynchus kisutch isolate 150728-3 unplaced genomic scaffold, Okis_V2 scaffold973, whole genome shotgun sequence genome:
ggactggaggatccacactgcagactggagaaactcaagtatgtaGAGGGTCAATGTCAATGTTCATATCCGACATGTTTGAGTTATTAGGCTCTTTAAAACAAACATTCTTAACATCACTTGAACAAAGTTatatgctgtttgtgtgtgtttgtttgtgtgtgtgtgtttgtttgtgtgtgtgtgtttgtttgtgtgtgtgtttgtttgtgtgtgcgtgtttgtttgtgtgtgtgtgtgtgtttgtttgtgtgtgtgtgtttgtttgtgtgtgtgtgtgcgggtatTTGTGTGAATATGTGAGGTCACGTGTATCACTCAATGACCGTCTGTTCTTCTGCTTACCgctacagtgtggaacatggtggagagaacaCAATGAAACCTGGGcttagaaaatgtgagtgttgaATGCTGTGAAGAATATGACTAAGAATAAGTCTTAAATCAAGTTAAGTCAAAGTCAAAGACCACCATCATTACTTACTTGGTCATGTTAAATATCAGCTGTAGTTCTACAGAAGCAGAAATCAGGGACACTAAAGTTTAGAAAGAGTTGCTTtgacaatgtgtgtgtctgtgtttgtgtgtggtgcaTTCGTGTTAcataagaaatgtgtgtgtgtgtatgtaattaATCAGAATAAGTGTGTTTTATGTTgccctacagtataacatatgatcattcaacaagtctcaaATTACCATAACTTCTCATTTTGATacctagaaacatctacattaaatgaattagtgaaaagtgagttaacattctaatgtgaatgatgatgaCTCCTAATATTGTGTCCGGTTTCATCCATCAGATGCCTGTGACTTCACGCTGGACCCAAACACAGTAAAcaaactcctctctctgtccaaggagaacagaaaggtgacatggaggacagaggagcagccgtatcctgatcacccagagagatttgaggacTGGCAGCAGGTgttgtgtagagagggtctgactgggcgctgttactgggaggtaaAGTGGAGTGGGAAAGAGGCTGTTATAGGAATGACGTATAAAGGAATCAGCAGAAGAGTAGGGGGTAAGGACTGTATTATTGGATTAAAGTCCTGGAGTCTGGACTGCTCTGACAACAGTTACACGGCCTGGCACAATTATAATCCCACTACCATAGACGTCCCCCCCTCCAGCTCCCACAGAGTAGcagtgtatctggactggccagccggcactctgtccttctacagagtctcctctgacacactgacccacctgtACACATTCCAcaccacattcactgagcccctctatccagggtttcATGTTTGGTTTGATGACTCCGCAGTTCCCCTGTGTCAGGTGGTCCCTGTGTCAAACACAACATGATGTTTCAATCTAATCCTGGTCATGTTCAGTAAGACACACTGGAGCAACAATTGATATGAACTCTCTAGTCATGAGTTAACAGTTGATTATTAAATCTAAATATGAATGATTGTAAACTGGGTGGTGTGagccctggatgctgattggctgacagccatggagTATCAGACTGTATACAACGGGtgtgacaaaacacacatttttactgctctaatttagTTGGCAAACTGTTTATAATAGCAATTTGGCACCTATGGGGTTTGTgaaatatggccaatataccatggctaaaggCTGTATCTAGGCACTCCCCATTGCTTCAGAAGAATTTAGACATGGCACACCACCTCGGACCTCCTTGTTGCTTAATGAAACACCACTGAAGTTGCCAGACAGAGTCATTCATATAATGAAATACCACTGAAGTTGCCAGACAGAGTCATTCATATAATGAAACACCACACTGTGTTGTAAAATCTGTTTTCATTTAGAAATCATTGATCTTATTGTTATTGGGCTTCTTGGTGTTTGTAAATATTGTTGTCTGTAGACTGTAAATTTGTCAAATTCTTGACACAACAATCTTGTTTCTGTATAAACTAAATTCCACTGAATGAAATGTACATGTGACTAATTAAGTTAATCAACCAGATGAAATGTTTTAATACTGATCAGAATATGACAGGACAGTAATAGATGGAAGAAGAGAGGTGTAAATGTTTTAATACTGATCACAATATGACATTACAGTAATAGATGGAAGAAGAGAGGtggaaatgttttaatactgatcacaatatgacagtacagtaatagatggaagaagagaggtgtaaatgttttaatactgatcacaatatgacagtacagtaatagatggaagaagagaggtggaaatgttttaatactgATCAGAATATGACAGGACAGTAATAGATGGAAGAAGAGAGGtggaaatgttttaatactgatcacaatatgacagtacagtaatagatggaagaagagaggtggaaatgttttaatactgatcacaatatgacagtacagtaatagatGGAAGAAGAGAGGTGGAAATGTTTTAATATTGATCACAATATGACAGTAAATGGAGTACAGTAataggggttgtgttcagtacaTAGAAATGGGTCTTATTCAGTTGAAAAATAAGCTTttatgatcacacacacacagaccataacCATgtaaaatgtcaacttcaatggggtcgTAGCTGTATCTTAGTAGTGTGTTTTCAGTGAATCTCCTTTCTCTATCATCTCTGGTACAACACCCTCTGTGGGGTCAGAAAcattcaggggaaatggaaaaaGATCCTGTGATGTGATTTCCTCTTTTGGACATTAACAAAGCAACACTCCATCTTAACtactccacatttactggattggttcaaCAGGACCGAAGAGAACCTCCCCACCAGTTCATTTTGTCACATAAAGACCAGCAAGACAGAAACGCCGCTCTGGCAATTATTTTATGCCTGCTAGGTTACTAGTTGTCTACAATGACGACTCCTGCGTAAGCTCACACCCTTGTTACGTTGCACGCAAGCAGCTTCAGGAAGTGATACTGTGCATTCAGTAATCACATTATAATATCCACTATTCTGTCATCATACACCGAGCAAACTATAAATGCAAGATGTAAATTGTTgatcccatgttttatgagctgaaataaaaaatcccagaaatgatCTATATGCACCAAAaagttatttctctcaaatgttgtgcaaaaatttgtttacgtccctgttagtgagcatttctcttttggacaggacaggtgtggcatatcaatgtagctgattaaacaacataattacataggtgcaccttgtgctggggacaatagaaggccaatctaaaatgtacagttttgtcacatgGCACAACGcgacagatgtctcaagttttgagggagtgtgcaattggcatgctgactgcaggaatgtccaccagagctgttatgatagaatttaatgttattttctcataagccgcctccaacattgttttagagaataaaGCAGTACGTCCagctggcctcacaaccacagaccacgtgtaaccatgccaaccaaggacctctacatccggcttcttcacctgcaggatcagcTGACACCATCCATCCGGACAACTGATGAAACGGTGGgattgcacaaccaaagaatttctgcacaaaccgtCAGagaccgtctcagggaagctcatctgtgggcaaatgctcacagatggccactggcacgctggagaagtgtgctcttcacggattaatcccgggtttcaactgtaccgggcagatgacaGACATGGCATCGTGTggacgagtggtttgctgatgtcaacgttgtaaacagagtgccgcatggtggcggtggggttatgttattggcaggcataagctatgaacaacgaacacatttgcattttatctgtggcaatttgaatgcacagagataccgtgatgagatcctgagacctgacgtgccattcatctgccgccatcacctcatgtttcagcatgataatgcttggccccatgtcgcaaggatctgtacacagttcctggaagctgaacatgttccagttcttccatggcctgcatcaGAGGTgaaactttggttttagaaggtGGGGggcacaaatatatatatatattcccctaaccctcccacctctcccctaattggagtaaaataATGGACAACAACGCTTAGGCTTGTACTTCCAGCGTATACATAACAAATACATTTTATGGACCCAgtgtattttacaatagttatcttatTTAATAATTGGtctcatccttcagctccactcaaccccaaTCTATCTCTGAACATCATCCAGTTTTGATTTTCAGCTGTAacgtgatgtttcacaaaagttctgaacctttctattctcatagattctacatattgtacatttaaaaaagaaatgTTTTCTACATTCTACACTGTGTCCATAAAATGAATTTTGGTATGTATATTGGGCCAGATAGTAATATATACATTTGATagtaatatatacagtggggcaaaaaagtatttagtgtacctatgatgaaaattacaggcctctctcatctttttaagttggagaacttgcacaattggtggctgactaaatacttttttgccccactgtacatttggGTCAGATAACTCTCACCGGAATTGGCCCGAGCCCAAGTAAAACATTTGGACCAGATAACTCACACGCCAATCAGCACGAGCTCAATCGCcgcatcctagccataagtaatactgccAAGTCTGATCACTGATGCATATTGTAAAACATAACGTgacactgagtgtagaaaacattaagaacacctacctaatattgagttgaatcCTACAAGGTCATAGTTCTCATTCATGCTGAAAATGATACTGTGTCCAACATCTAATGTTAATACTAGACAGTTTAAACCATGTAATAATGTCAGACAGGGGTGCATCTTGTCCCCCAGTTCTGCAGTTCTGCAGTTCTGTCAACGTCCACCAGAGGAGGACATAAGACCAGCAATAATGACTAAGGATAGACCTACTCTACAGCAGGCCCAGTTTGTGCTAGTAACACCACTGGTTTTGGTCCCACATAGTTTCACGGGGCCATCCTTCCGTCCAATCCCCCCAAAAACTGATGGTTTCATGTCTACTATCTCTAGTTATCAGAGTCATTCACCAGGGACGTGTTCTAGATCTGACACCGAGTTACAGGCAGTGATGAATTGCTCCCTTTCTCCCCCAGGACACACCTGCtcccccccatcctcctcctctcctcctctccttattTATATCTTCATGTAAATTAAGAGGTTATTTTTTATCTCCTCTCAGAACTGTATGTTGGGGGAGAAGGGAGATCTGCAGGTGCCCAGAGAAGTAAACTGAAActgaggttgtgtcccaaatggccctgtattccctttatagtgcaccactttgaCAAAGGACAAATGGGCTccggtcaaaaggagtgcacaaTAAAGGCTACCACAGCCGCTTCGTAGACCTGCTCTGAGCGGGGGACTGAGTAACTTTCTACTTTATCTCTGACCTCCGACCTCTGTGGGGATTCATATAAACGTCATGGATTATATAATGGAGGGTAGAGGATATGTGGTGATTAATATAAACATAATGGATTATATAATGGAGGGTAGAGGATATGTGGTGATTAATATAAACATCATGGATTATATAatggaggagggtagaggatatgTAGTGATTAATATAAACATCATGGATTATATAATGGAGCTGTGATGAGGGTAGGGGTAGAGAATGGTGCAGAGTCAAAAGCAGAACAAATAGATTTGAATTAGTTTATCATACAGGCCCTTTAGTTAAATAGTTGGGACACATTTACAGTGACTTGTAGgtctgtgtggttacagtaaagATCAATAATTATAATAGTATTATTAGAATTGTGGAAGTCTGTTAAACCCCAGACATGTCAATCAACTATGAGAGTAGCTAGTGATTGTAGAGGCCCCTCCCTCTGGTCCCTTATAGGTGGGTCCtgcagcctctcctctcttcacactCCAATCCTGCTCATCTCTCAGCTGGACAGTAAGGGCCGTTCACACCTCACACTGACAACATGCTGGGGACACTCTGCACTCTCATCACTGCTGTAACATGTAAGGAGTCTGACTTCCTGGAGGTTTTAGTTCCTGGTTTATTAATAATGAGTCTATATGTTTGTCTTTACTACATGTCATCTTCTTATTTCCCAGGTGTCTGTGGTGTGACTGTGGTGACACAGAAGCCTCCTGTTGTGACGGTGAGGAAAGGAGACACGGCCTCTCTGGACTGTAACCTGGGGACTGTTCAGAATAGGGCTGCTCATTGGTATAAACAGGTTCCAGGAGGAGTCCCTCAGTTTGTTTTATTTTTCTACCACCCTAATAGTGCTCCTACCTATGGCTCTGGTTTCTCCTCTCCTAAATTCACATCTAATCATCAGTCTAAATCAGATTATCGTTTGATTATTAACACTGTGGAGGAGACAGACTCAGCAGTGTATTACTGTCAGACTTGGGACAGCTCTGTTAGTGAGCACGCATCACAGTGATATAAACCATAACAAAAACCTCCTCACCAAATTCACTCACTTCTGCTTTCAGATGTTCTGAATATAAACACTAACTGAATGTCAAGTCATCCTGAACCAGTGTGTCTGCAGGAGGAGAACATTCCATGCTTGTGTTTTACACAAAACGCTTCACACATTTAGTAGAATGTTGTCATTAACAATTACACCTAGTTGTCACAAAGCATGAATGATAAAGTGATATTCCAGAAGGTTCAGTCCTAACAGAAGACTCCATGTATCAGATAACCTCCATGATAGTCAGTCCCCTGGTTTACAGTAGAGACATATTACATCAACAGTCATTTAGTGATGTACTGTTAGTTCAGAACCCCACCATCAGGTCCAGATTACATTATTATAATGTTATTATCTATATTATGACATGCTGATTCTAACACAACTCACATGaaactaaaactgatatttcagTGTAACCAAAATGATCCCATATGGTTTTTGTTAGTCCAatctaatatatttattttcaagTTTAATAGTTACAGTCATTTACATTAATCAGGAGTCCATCTTCTCAGAAGCTGATAGGCTGAGATCTAGAGgcccctccctctggtcctccctgtctgtctccttatAGGTGGGTCCTGCagcctctcctctcatcacactcCAACCCTGCTCATCTCTCAGCTGGACAGTAAGGGCCgttcacaccacacactgacaaCATGCTGGGGACACTCTGCACTCTCATCACTGCTCTAACATGTAAGGTGTCTGACTTCCTGGAGGTTCCAGGAGGAGTTCCTCAGTATGTTTTACAGTGGTACTACTATAATTGGACCTCTGTAAAATATGGCTCTGGTTTCTCCTCTCCTaaattctgttacggttttcttctggtgaaagagaggagggctctggcagatcctggctgactggcggatcctggctgaatggcggatgctggctgaatggcggatcctggccgaatggcggctctggcggatcctggctgactggcggctctggcgtaTCCTgcctgactggtggctctggctgctccatgctgactggcggctctggctgctccatgctgactggcggctctggctgctccatgctgactggcggctctggctgctccatgctgactggcggctcatgacagacatGAGACTCTAgtggctcatgacagacgggagattctggcggctcatgacagacgggagactctggcagcgctggacaggcgggagactccggcagcgatggacaggcgaggcgcactgtaggcctggtgcgtggtgctggcactggtggtactgggccgaggacacgcacaggaagcctggtgcggggagctgccaccggagggctggtgcgtggaggtggtactggatagaccggaccgtgcaggcgcactggagctcttgaacaccgagcctgcccaaccttaccaggttgaatgctcccggtcgccctgccagtgcggcgaggtggaatagcccgcactgggctatgcaggcgaaccggggacaccgtgcgcaaggctggtgccatgtaagccgacccaaggagacgcactggagaccagatgcgtagagccggcttcatgacacttggctcgatgcccactctagcccggccgatacaaggagctggtatgtaccgcaccgggctatgcaacccgcactggagacactgtgcgcaGCACTGtgcacagcataacacggtgcctgcccggtctctctagccccccggtaagcacaggaagttggcgcaggtctcctacctggcttcaccatactccctgtgtgccttcccccaagaaatttttggggctgactctcgggcttccttgccaaccgtgttccctcgtatcgccggctcctctctccggctgcctctgctctcctaagtgcctccacctgttgtggtgggtgattctgttacggttttcttctggtgaaagagaggaggaccaaaatgcagcgtggttatctttatacagctttaatgaaagatgaaaaaatacgaacaatttacaaaacaagaaacgtgaaaaacctggtgcaacaaacacaaagacaggaaacatcACCCACGAAATaaccaaagaatatggctgcctaaatatggttcccaatcagagacaacgataaacacctgcctctgattgagaaccactctaggcaaccatagactttcctagacaactctactaaacacaaccccataaatctaataaacccctagacaagacacataaataacccatgtcacaccctggcctgaccaaaaataataaagaaaacacaacatactaaggccagggcgtgacaaattcACATCTAATCAAAAGTCTATATCTGATTATAGTTTGATGATTAATCATGTGGAGGAGGAAGACTCAGCAGTGTATTACTGTAAAACAAAAGACTACTATGTTGACGAGTGTGTATAACAATGACCTCCCCAAATACACTCACTTCTGCTTTATGGTAGAGGGGTGAACTCTAAGAAACAGTAGTTGATCAGTCATTATTATAACAATAAATACATGACACAATGGGAGATCTGGAAATGGAAGAACCATGTCAACAAGATTATTAGACGATTGTAAAATGAGATTTAGCCATTCTTGAcgtaatcatcatcatcatcatcatcaggtcAATACTGCATCATATGGATAGTGCTTTAACTGATGGATTTAAAAGGACCAGACACAAACAGCAGAATATGATGCTTTACTATATACTGTTACTTCAAGGAGAGAAACTCTAAAAAAGCCTGATATGTTTGTAgtgagagtgaagctctgtctgaatgggatgtttcagttcctgtcctctcagtagatagagtgaagctctgtctgaatgggatgtttcagttcctgtcctctcagtagagagagtgaagctctgtctggatgggatgtttcagttcctgtcctctcagtagagagagtgaagctctgtctgaatgggatgtttcagttcctgtcctctcagtagagagagtgaagctctgtctggatgggatgtttcagttcctgtcctctcagtagagagagtgaagctctgtctgaatgggatgtttcagttcctgtcctctcagtagagagagtgaagctctgtctgaatgggatgtttcagttcctgtcctctcagtagagagagtgaagctctgtctgaatgggatggttcagttcctgtcctctcagtagagagagtgaaactctgtctgaatgggatgtttcagttcctgtcctctcagtagagagagtgaagctctgtctgaatgggatggttcagttcctgtcctctcagtagagagagtgaagctctgtctggatgggatgtttcagttcctgtcctctcagtagagagagtgaagctctgtctgaatgggatgtttcagttcctgtcctctcagtagagagagtgaagctctgtctggatgggatgtttcagttcctgtcctctcagtagagagagtgaagctctgtctgaatgggatgtttcagttcctgtcctctcagtagagagagtgaagctctgtctgaatgggatgtttcagttcctgtcctctcagtagagagagtgaagctctgtctgaatgggatggttcagttcctgtcctctcagtagagagagtgaagctctgtctgaatgggatgtttcagttcctgtcctctcagtagagagagtgaagctctgtctgaatgggatggttcagttcctgtcctctcagtagagagagtgatgctctgtctgaatgggatggttcagttcctgtcctctcagtagagagagtgatgctctgtctgaatgggatggttcagttcctgtcctctcagtagagagtgGGGAGGTTATTGTACGGCTGTGTATACAAACTGAATCACTGTGGTATTCGGACAAGGAACCAAGCTCATTGTTACTGGTgagttccctttatttaaccttatatttttgttttcaagGCTTTTTGTAAAACGTAATAGTTAATAGAGTTACATATTGAACATTATATTCTTCTTTCATATTTATTTAGTGTAATTAACCTACTTTGTGGACTGATTATCAAGAGTCATGAACACCATGTGACATCTTCATAGCCTACAGTATATCTGTAGTTGTTGACTATTTGACCATGTAGGTTACTGCTGTCACTTGACAACAATACTCATTTATAATGTATCATACAATAATCATCTATTTACTCAGAGGTAGATCTGAATGTGAATGCTACATAAAGTTGTATCAACCTTTAAGGTATTGGTCCCATGTTATATTAAATAATGATAAAACCATGTATATGGTAGTTACACAATGTTGCTACATGATTCATTACATTGCAGGCTACTACATTACAGTTGGTAACTCTGTTTCCTGGGTGACTAGTAGTAGGATATATTTGATTGTATCCCTCATTCAGCACATCTGACTATGTTTAAAcatagagatctgaactcattatccacttgtacagaaatcacatctgattatgtttaaacatagagatctgaactcattatccacttgtacagaaatcacatctgattatgtttaaacgtagagatctgaactcattatccacttgtacagaaatcacatctgattatgtttaaacgtagagatctgaactcattatccacttgtacagaaatcacatctgattatgtttaaacgtagagatctgaactcattatgcacttgtacagaaatcacatctgattatgtttaaacgtagagatctgaactcattatccacttgtacagaaatctgCTTCACCTCTGAAAAGTCACTTATGGAGAGTTACTTAGGAAGTTTAAAACTAAGACCAGGTACAAACAGAGACTTGTGAGTAACATGTAACGATAGAATTACATGGTTTTAGTGCCTTTACATTTATGAGCCCAACAAGTTAATTGTTTGTAGCCTTTGAGAAAACGATCTATTTTTTTATTCTACAGTATAATCACACAACCCCGTTTCATTCTACTAATTTATCAAATTATTTTGTGTAATATTTATTCTGCTCATTCCATTGGTCCAGACTCTACCCTCCCTCCGCCTGTCTTGACCATCCTCCCTCCGTCCAGCGATGAGTTGAAGTCCAGCAAAGTCACCCTGGTGTGTCTGGCCAGTCAGATGGCCATGGGCTACGCAGATGTCAGCTGGACAGCTGGAGGGAATCCGGTCACCGGCGGCATCGCTACGAGTGGCCCGGTACCGCAAGCTGACAAGACGTTTCAACTCAGCAGCTGTCTGACCGTTGACACGTCAGAATGGAACCAGGACAAAGTGTTCTCATGTAAAGTCACCGCGGGATCCAAGTTCGCTGAGAAAGACATCAAGAAGTCTGAATGCAGCACTGAATAGCCTGAGATCCATTGTCATGTCTATTTGATTTTCTACATCACTTTTCAAGTTATTGTTAATGAATGATAAGTTTTACCTGCATATATACATTATGTTCCAAGAGAAATAGCTAATCACACTGATATCATAGGCTACATGATAAGTGGACTTGTTATATTTGAAATGGGTTGTTTTGCAGATGATTAATAAAGGAATAGTTAAAGCTTTGCTGTATTGTGGATATTCAATAAAGAACATTCTAAAGAACAAGTGTTTGTATTAGAGCATGTTGAT
Encoded proteins:
- the LOC116363963 gene encoding stonustoxin subunit beta-like, which translates into the protein MRVGPAASPLLTLQPCSSLSWTAVREEGCSSLVSALRSNRSQLRELDLSYNHPGDSGVRLLSAGLEDPHCRLEKLNVEHGGENTMKPGLRKYACDFTLDPNTVNKLLSLSKENRKVTWRTEEQPYPDHPERFEDWQQVLCREGLTGRCYWEVKWSGKEAVIGMTYKGISRRVGGKDCIIGLKSWSLDCSDNSYTAWHNYNPTTIDVPPSSSHRVAVYLDWPAGTLSFYRVSSDTLTHLYTFHTTFTEPLYPGFHVWFDDSAVPLCQVVPVSNTT
- the LOC109877390 gene encoding immunoglobulin lambda-1 light chain-like, producing the protein MLGTLCTLITAVTCVCGVTVVTQKPPVVTVRKGDTASLDCNLGTVQNRAAHWYKQVPGGVPQFVLFFYHPNSAPTYGSGFSSPKFTSNHQSKSDYRLIINTVEETDSAVYYCQTWDSSVSEHAFGQGTKLIVTDSTLPPPVLTILPPSSDELKSSKVTLVCLASQMAMGYADVSWTAGGNPVTGGIATSGPVPQADKTFQLSSCLTVDTSEWNQDKVFSCKVTAGSKFAEKDIKKSECSTE